The Catellatospora citrea DNA segment GGCTGATCCACGTCACGGTCGAGTTCTACCTCGGGCTCACCTATGTCAAGGAGACCGCGCCGCCGGGGCTGCCCGCGCCGAAGGGCCGGGTGCAGGGCGTGGCGACCCTGACCATCCGGGTCGAGGTGCTGATCCTCAGCAAGGACGTGAGCGTGTCCATGCGCAAGGAGTTCGCGGGCGGGCCCGACCCGACGTTCGGCCAGCAGATCACCGCCGGCGACTGGGCCGCGTACTGCGCGGCGTTCGCCACCGCCTGAGCGACCGCGAGGAGAGTGGGACATGCCCTTCACCGAGACGTTCCTGTGCACGCCGCTGCCTGAGGGCATCACCGGCACCAAGGTGCGCATCGCCGTGCTGGTGAGCCCGCGGCTGGGCGGTGACGCCGCCGCCGATCTGGACAACTGGCCCGACGTGCGGGACTGGCCGGAGATCCGGCCCAGCTGGCAGGTGACCATCAAGCAGGGCGACACCGAGGCGGTGCTCACCGGCACCGAGGTCGTGCCCGCGGCGGGTTACGACGACGCGACCTGGGAGCAGCTGTTCCCGCAGAGCATGCAGGTCACGCCGTATGTGCCGGTGGACCGGTCGGAGGCGCGGATCTACTCGTACCCGGTGGCCAAGGTGGTCGAGTTCGTCCGGGAGCTGCACACCAAGGTGCTGACCAGCTCGCGTACGCAGTTCCCGGAGCTGGCGGACCTCCAGGAGGACGACACCTTCCAGGCGCTGAAGGCCGCGCTCGATCCGGTCAACCTCGGTGAGCTGCAGTCGCTGTGGTCGGACGGCCCCAAGCCGGACACCGACGACGCGTTCACGGCGTTCGCGCCGCTGGAGTTCCTGTACGGCGCCCGTCCGGGCTCCGCCCCGCCGCCCGTGCCGACAGAGCCGCCCGTGGTCACGAACGTGGATCCGGACACCGGCGTGGTCAGCGGGCGCACCCCGGTGACGATCACCGGCGAGAACTTCTTCCAGCCGGTCACGGTCACCTTCGGCAGCAACCTGGCCACCGAGGTGGTGGTCGTCGACGAGCGGACCATCACGTGCCGTTCGCCCCGGGCGGGCTTCGACGACGTCGAGGTCGATGTGCGAGTCACCACCAACGAGGGCCGCAGCGCGGTATCGCCTGACGCCAAGTTCACGTTCTACGTCCCGGGACCCAGGTGAGATCAGTGCCGCAGCAGCCCACCTTCGACGTGCAGGGCGCCCTCGCGGCGATGGCCGACTACCCGGTCATGCTGCGCCGACTCGGCGTCGTCCGCGTCATCGAGGTCGACCTCGCCGGTTCCGGGATCGACCCCGCCGACGCCGGGCCGGTGACCGTCCAGGCCAAACCGAGCTGGACCACCCGACTGCCGGAGGCTCAGGTCGAG contains these protein-coding regions:
- a CDS encoding IPT/TIG domain-containing protein yields the protein MPFTETFLCTPLPEGITGTKVRIAVLVSPRLGGDAAADLDNWPDVRDWPEIRPSWQVTIKQGDTEAVLTGTEVVPAAGYDDATWEQLFPQSMQVTPYVPVDRSEARIYSYPVAKVVEFVRELHTKVLTSSRTQFPELADLQEDDTFQALKAALDPVNLGELQSLWSDGPKPDTDDAFTAFAPLEFLYGARPGSAPPPVPTEPPVVTNVDPDTGVVSGRTPVTITGENFFQPVTVTFGSNLATEVVVVDERTITCRSPRAGFDDVEVDVRVTTNEGRSAVSPDAKFTFYVPGPR